A region from the Chloroflexota bacterium genome encodes:
- a CDS encoding MoaD/ThiS family protein, with product MRVRVKLYAALSQHRTDVTPGHPFEVELADEATIADLVSRLSLPPEEVRVAFVNGRARPMDWTLQHGDEVGIFPPVGGG from the coding sequence ATGCGCGTGCGGGTGAAATTGTATGCCGCTCTAAGCCAACACAGAACTGATGTGACACCGGGACATCCTTTCGAGGTGGAGCTAGCAGATGAGGCTACGATAGCCGATCTGGTGAGCCGTCTGAGCCTGCCGCCAGAGGAAGTGAGGGTGGCTTTCGTGAACGGGCGTGCCCGTCCGATGGATTGGACCCTTCAGCACGGCGATGAGGTAGGCATTTTTCCGCCAGTGGGGGGAGGATAA
- a CDS encoding MoaD/ThiS family protein — protein MVDVWLYGALARYGGDANQGSFAHLEVRLPAGSTMSDLLARLGMPTEERGITFISGQLSAMPGLQPDLGHVLHDGDRVGLFDLKSMWPFQYRHGAMMTAEMAAAMAAEKDHGLHHTYE, from the coding sequence ATGGTAGATGTATGGCTCTACGGCGCCCTGGCACGCTACGGCGGCGATGCCAATCAGGGCAGTTTCGCCCATCTGGAGGTGCGTCTCCCTGCTGGGAGCACCATGTCCGACCTGCTGGCGCGCCTGGGGATGCCCACCGAAGAACGGGGTATTACCTTCATCAGCGGGCAGTTGAGCGCCATGCCCGGCTTGCAGCCGGATCTCGGACACGTACTGCACGATGGTGACCGCGTTGGCTTGTTCGACCTCAAGAGTATGTGGCCCTTCCAATACCGCCATGGCGCCATGATGACCGCGGAGATGGCGGCAGCCATGGCGGCGGAGAAGGATCACGGCTTGCACCACACGTACGAGTAG
- a CDS encoding GNAT family N-acetyltransferase, with protein MSIAIREANANDAEVLADLATQLGYPSQPDQIVHRLAALPSLGCRVFVAVVEGQVMGFVQVGVYFPFLMDHAAEIAALVVDEKWRGQGIGRALLRVAEAWAVENGCAAIYVRTNIVRERAHAFYRREGFQPVKTALTFAKSLR; from the coding sequence ATGTCCATCGCGATCCGAGAAGCGAATGCAAACGACGCTGAGGTGCTGGCCGATCTGGCCACGCAGTTGGGCTATCCGTCGCAACCCGACCAGATAGTGCATCGTCTGGCCGCTCTGCCATCTTTGGGCTGCCGTGTGTTCGTGGCTGTGGTTGAGGGGCAGGTGATGGGGTTTGTCCAGGTCGGCGTGTACTTCCCGTTCCTGATGGACCATGCCGCCGAGATCGCCGCGCTTGTCGTGGACGAAAAATGGCGCGGACAGGGAATTGGACGAGCATTGCTGCGAGTTGCCGAAGCGTGGGCGGTGGAGAACGGCTGCGCAGCCATCTACGTGCGCACCAACATTGTGCGCGAGCGCGCTCATGCCTTCTATCGGCGGGAGGGCTTCCAACCGGTCAAGACCGCTTTGACCTTTGCCAAGTCGCTCCGCTGA
- a CDS encoding TdeIII family type II restriction endonuclease, with product MQHRGSAKSIPFSLFFRDEAIIAFKRQRSIVTSLGQSLYPKLARLIAEERYQRVYLEHEFRATMDGAVADTIERIVTELRNRQRHPDHSKEVQEILQAQGGIPREVVVKADLFIEDFTNGPFFAEIKSPLPNLDIAAESKKKILTFVALHADQNPQAYLAFPYNPFLTREQYHHPFTAHIMDMDKEVLIGKEFWDTIGGESTYEQLLAIIAQVRKRTTLYHK from the coding sequence ATACAGCATCGAGGATCTGCAAAAAGCATACCCTTTTCATTATTCTTTCGTGACGAAGCCATTATCGCATTTAAGCGACAGCGCTCTATTGTTACCAGCCTGGGACAGAGTCTGTATCCCAAACTAGCCCGCCTCATTGCAGAAGAACGTTACCAGAGGGTTTACCTGGAACACGAGTTTCGTGCCACAATGGATGGAGCCGTTGCTGACACCATCGAGCGAATTGTAACCGAATTGCGCAACAGACAGCGTCACCCAGATCACAGCAAAGAAGTGCAGGAGATACTTCAGGCTCAAGGTGGCATCCCTCGCGAAGTTGTTGTCAAGGCTGACTTGTTCATCGAGGATTTCACAAACGGACCTTTCTTTGCAGAGATCAAGAGTCCATTACCCAATTTGGATATAGCCGCTGAATCCAAGAAAAAGATTTTGACTTTTGTTGCTTTGCATGCTGACCAAAACCCTCAGGCATATCTGGCCTTCCCATATAATCCTTTCCTTACCCGTGAACAGTATCACCACCCATTTACGGCTCATATTATGGACATGGACAAGGAAGTCCTAATCGGTAAGGAGTTTTGGGACACAATCGGTGGTGAAAGCACGTATGAGCAATTGCTTGCCATTATTGCTCAGGTAAGAAAGCGTACTACTCTTTACCACAAGTAG
- a CDS encoding class I SAM-dependent methyltransferase, with the protein MYASPFIDFTSITPDTPLGSLNLNWRERDLPERERTKHVHRLHPYLGKFIPQLAEIFLRKYRPKLVCDPFCGSGTTLVESIALGVDSVGCDISEFNCLLTRVKTADYDLSLLEREIRDILTKIDLQLRGGLFADNTLQFETENDYLRAWYHPRALYQLLYYRSLIPRYFYQDVLRVILSRAARSARLVPHYELDWPKKPQTEPYYCFKHHRICQPTDDALEFLKRYSIDTLKRIQAFSSIRKDASVQVICGDAREITFPQGIDLVITSPPYVGIIDYHEQHRYAYELLNLPWRAEKEIGPASKGSSQKAQKEYIEQIADVFANLRQSLTSDAIVVVIVNDRYGLYEALPQQLGFTLEERLERHVNRRTGRRNNDFYESILIWRRTT; encoded by the coding sequence GTGTATGCATCACCATTTATAGATTTTACATCTATCACACCAGATACCCCGCTCGGTTCACTTAATTTGAATTGGCGTGAACGAGACTTGCCCGAACGCGAGCGGACCAAGCACGTTCATCGACTTCATCCATACCTTGGCAAGTTCATTCCACAACTAGCCGAGATCTTTTTACGCAAGTATCGTCCAAAACTGGTTTGCGATCCATTCTGCGGCTCAGGGACCACATTGGTAGAATCAATTGCGCTTGGAGTTGACTCTGTAGGCTGCGATATCTCCGAATTCAATTGCCTTCTTACCCGCGTGAAAACTGCTGACTATGATCTGTCTTTATTAGAGCGCGAGATCAGAGACATCTTGACCAAGATAGACCTCCAGTTGCGTGGCGGCTTGTTCGCGGATAACACACTCCAATTTGAAACGGAAAACGACTACTTACGAGCATGGTATCACCCGCGTGCTCTTTACCAACTGCTCTATTATCGCTCCCTTATACCTCGGTACTTTTATCAAGATGTGTTACGAGTGATTTTGTCGCGGGCAGCCCGATCAGCGCGCCTGGTACCTCATTACGAACTGGATTGGCCTAAGAAGCCCCAGACAGAACCCTATTATTGCTTTAAGCATCACCGTATTTGCCAACCAACAGATGACGCTCTCGAGTTTCTCAAGCGCTATAGCATTGACACGTTAAAACGCATTCAAGCGTTTAGTAGCATCCGTAAGGATGCCTCTGTGCAGGTGATATGTGGAGATGCCAGAGAGATTACTTTCCCTCAAGGCATTGATCTTGTTATTACCTCCCCCCCATACGTAGGCATTATTGATTATCATGAGCAGCATCGCTATGCATATGAGTTGCTTAATTTACCATGGCGTGCCGAGAAGGAAATTGGCCCTGCCTCTAAAGGTAGTTCCCAAAAGGCCCAGAAGGAATACATTGAACAGATCGCTGATGTATTCGCCAATCTACGGCAAAGTTTGACATCCGATGCCATTGTAGTCGTGATCGTGAATGACCGTTATGGTCTCTACGAGGCTCTTCCTCAGCAACTCGGCTTCACGCTAGAAGAACGATTAGAGCGCCATGTGAATCGAAGAACTGGCAGACGCAATAATGATTTCTATGAATCCATCCTCATATGGAGGCGGACAACGTGA
- the trpD gene encoding anthranilate phosphoribosyltransferase, producing the protein MSEIVREAIAKLVEKQSLSAEQAEAAMNEIIMGQATPAQVAAFLTALRMKGETVEELVGCARAMRKGITPVYPRRQDLVDICGTGDDRAGTFNISTTAALVAAGAGLAIAKHGNRSVSSQCGSADLLEAMGVNLALTPQQMARCIDEVGIGFLFAPLLQPGLDAVLATVRELGARTVLNIVDPLINPAGASVQVVGVYAGLLTEPVAYTQRALGIRQSFVVYGADGMDELSTTGVNKVSRLDEDGMISTFFLDPVDLGLPRARLSDVRGGTPEVNVHITQEVLAGKKGAARDIVLLNVAATLVLGGAVRNLREGVARAAEAIDSGAAACKLQELIEFTQKVVR; encoded by the coding sequence ATGAGCGAGATCGTACGAGAAGCGATTGCCAAACTGGTGGAAAAACAATCGCTGAGCGCTGAGCAGGCCGAAGCAGCCATGAATGAGATCATCATGGGGCAAGCCACTCCTGCGCAGGTAGCAGCTTTCTTGACTGCTCTGCGCATGAAAGGTGAGACGGTCGAAGAACTGGTGGGTTGTGCGCGAGCGATGCGCAAGGGCATCACGCCAGTCTATCCGAGACGCCAAGATTTGGTGGATATCTGCGGCACTGGCGATGACCGGGCAGGCACTTTCAATATCTCCACGACCGCCGCATTGGTGGCAGCCGGCGCCGGGCTGGCTATCGCCAAACATGGGAATCGCTCCGTGTCCAGCCAGTGTGGAAGTGCGGACTTGTTGGAAGCGATGGGCGTGAACCTGGCGCTGACGCCACAGCAAATGGCTCGATGCATTGATGAAGTAGGCATTGGCTTCCTCTTTGCCCCTTTGCTGCAGCCCGGTCTGGATGCGGTCCTTGCCACAGTGCGTGAACTGGGAGCACGAACCGTGCTCAATATCGTGGATCCATTGATCAATCCAGCTGGTGCCTCGGTACAGGTGGTGGGAGTATATGCAGGTCTCCTGACCGAACCGGTAGCGTATACCCAGCGTGCATTGGGCATCCGCCAGTCATTCGTCGTCTACGGGGCAGATGGCATGGACGAACTCTCCACTACCGGAGTGAACAAGGTGAGCCGACTGGACGAAGACGGCATGATCTCGACCTTTTTCCTCGATCCCGTGGATTTGGGCTTGCCCCGAGCGCGGCTTTCGGATGTCAGGGGAGGCACGCCCGAAGTCAATGTGCACATCACTCAGGAGGTGCTGGCGGGCAAGAAGGGAGCAGCACGCGACATCGTCCTGCTCAATGTAGCAGCCACATTGGTCTTGGGCGGAGCAGTGCGCAACCTGCGCGAGGGCGTGGCACGGGCTGCGGAGGCGATTGATTCCGGTGCTGCTGCGTGCAAACTGCAGGAACTGATCGAGTTCACGCAGAAGGTAGTGCGTTAG
- a CDS encoding four helix bundle protein yields the protein MRIQSFEDIQSWQVARELTKMVYAASGQGRFARDTRLVSQIQAAAVSVMSNIAEGFDSGSDAAFIRFLCYARRSASEVQSQLYVAKDAGYMDDRTFQSLYDKATDVKKLINAFIRYLRKQESENKANNQQTNDQ from the coding sequence GTGCGCATCCAGAGTTTTGAGGACATACAAAGCTGGCAAGTAGCACGGGAACTGACAAAGATGGTCTATGCAGCCTCGGGCCAGGGTCGCTTTGCTCGTGATACACGGCTCGTATCACAGATTCAAGCTGCCGCCGTCTCCGTCATGAGCAACATCGCCGAGGGATTTGACTCAGGCTCTGATGCAGCGTTTATCCGCTTCTTGTGCTATGCTAGGCGCTCCGCCTCAGAGGTGCAATCGCAACTGTACGTAGCAAAAGATGCTGGATATATGGATGACCGAACCTTTCAGAGCTTGTACGACAAAGCCACCGATGTCAAGAAACTCATCAACGCCTTCATTCGCTACTTGCGTAAGCAAGAGAGCGAAAACAAAGCCAACAACCAACAGACGAATGACCAATAG
- a CDS encoding CDP-alcohol phosphatidyltransferase family protein: protein MTNRLADYPTKADSYSVVERRFVAPVREFLLWLYGPVVRLLAAMDVSPHVISLAGPVLGLCFIHTVRHHPRLSFFIWLSSMMTDSVDGALARYTGRASDFGALLDQFADHTRETLIVVGLTASGALSPLWGSLYPFVYTALNVVLFLGNYYGAPAPVAIKSWMVLYPAILLYLLWGHNYLDVATALSIAFMTATILHGILLLSRRMDGGILRSVR from the coding sequence ATGACTAACCGACTAGCGGACTACCCAACGAAAGCCGATTCATACTCGGTTGTAGAGAGGCGCTTTGTCGCGCCGGTGCGCGAGTTCTTGCTCTGGCTATATGGTCCTGTAGTGCGCTTGCTGGCTGCGATGGACGTATCGCCGCATGTGATTTCCTTAGCAGGTCCTGTGCTTGGACTGTGCTTTATCCATACCGTGCGCCATCACCCTCGGCTCAGTTTCTTCATCTGGTTGTCTTCGATGATGACGGACAGCGTAGATGGCGCCCTGGCGCGCTATACCGGACGCGCTTCGGACTTTGGCGCGCTGCTGGATCAGTTCGCCGACCACACACGCGAGACGTTGATTGTGGTGGGGCTCACAGCATCTGGGGCACTATCTCCTTTGTGGGGCAGTTTGTACCCCTTTGTCTATACCGCCTTGAACGTGGTGCTGTTCCTGGGCAATTATTACGGCGCACCCGCCCCGGTGGCGATCAAGAGCTGGATGGTGCTGTATCCGGCGATTCTGCTTTATCTGCTCTGGGGGCACAATTACCTGGACGTGGCGACCGCGCTTTCCATCGCTTTCATGACCGCCACTATCCTCCATGGCATATTGCTGCTGTCGCGGAGGATGGATGGTGGCATCCTTCGGAGTGTGAGATAG
- a CDS encoding GNAT family N-acetyltransferase, translating to MKCHYDDQIAVYRCARTGEYVCLEHARLDVVSISTRVQLPPLPVRAAQPEDCATIKEMALMYWGETEVACFDRTYDILTLPALLACDDGKVAGMLSYALEEDRLVIVMLNVHPEYQGKRTARSLLAVAEREARARGLSRLVVATSNDDLPALYLYQRWGFVISEVKPGAILAHHGREERGFANIPVRDEIRLERKFA from the coding sequence ATGAAGTGTCACTATGATGACCAGATTGCAGTGTATCGCTGTGCGCGAACGGGAGAGTACGTGTGCCTGGAGCACGCCCGCTTGGATGTGGTGTCCATCAGCACGCGGGTGCAATTGCCACCCTTACCCGTGCGCGCGGCACAGCCAGAAGACTGTGCCACGATCAAAGAGATGGCTCTGATGTATTGGGGCGAGACGGAAGTAGCGTGTTTCGATCGTACCTATGACATCTTGACTTTGCCCGCTTTGCTTGCCTGCGACGATGGCAAAGTAGCCGGGATGCTTTCCTACGCCCTGGAAGAGGATCGCTTGGTCATCGTCATGCTCAACGTGCACCCGGAGTACCAGGGCAAGCGCACGGCGCGCTCCTTGCTGGCCGTAGCGGAGCGGGAAGCGCGTGCTCGTGGCCTGTCGCGCTTGGTTGTTGCCACCAGCAATGATGACTTGCCCGCGCTGTACCTGTATCAGCGCTGGGGCTTTGTCATCAGCGAGGTGAAGCCAGGCGCGATTCTCGCCCACCACGGGCGAGAGGAGCGCGGCTTTGCCAACATTCCCGTGCGGGATGAAATACGTTTGGAGAGGAAGTTTGCGTAA
- a CDS encoding patatin-like phospholipase family protein, with translation MKRVGLALSGGGALGAAHIGVLEVLEVAGIRPSCVSGASAGAAVGVVYCAGMPLTRIKEIALDMRWSKLGKVVRPRTGFFDGSRMEEYLIELIGDRTFEELETPLAVAAADILRDELVILRTGRLAPAVRASCAVPGVFTAVEYEGRLLVDGGLINNLPVSAVREMGADYVIAVDLSFSSALERKRPSTLMEMWFLSLATLFNNTHREANLADVVICPDVAEFNWVDLSNIPLLIERGRQAAEEALPRILQDLREEDKIGS, from the coding sequence TTGAAACGAGTTGGACTGGCATTGAGTGGCGGTGGGGCACTGGGCGCAGCGCATATCGGCGTGCTCGAGGTACTCGAAGTCGCCGGCATCCGTCCATCCTGTGTCTCTGGTGCCAGCGCCGGCGCGGCGGTGGGCGTGGTGTACTGTGCCGGCATGCCCCTTACGCGCATCAAGGAAATTGCTCTGGACATGCGCTGGAGCAAACTGGGCAAGGTCGTGCGGCCCAGGACCGGCTTTTTCGATGGCAGCCGCATGGAGGAGTACCTCATTGAACTCATCGGCGACCGCACCTTCGAGGAGCTAGAGACTCCCTTGGCAGTCGCCGCGGCAGACATCTTACGCGATGAGCTGGTCATCTTGCGCACAGGCAGACTGGCACCGGCCGTGCGCGCCAGTTGTGCTGTCCCAGGCGTGTTCACCGCTGTCGAATACGAAGGCAGGCTACTGGTGGATGGCGGCCTTATCAACAACTTGCCGGTCTCGGCAGTGCGCGAAATGGGTGCTGACTATGTCATTGCAGTGGACCTGTCGTTCTCGTCGGCTTTGGAGCGGAAACGTCCCTCTACCCTGATGGAGATGTGGTTCCTCAGCCTGGCCACGCTATTCAACAATACGCACCGCGAAGCAAATCTGGCCGATGTGGTGATTTGCCCCGATGTGGCTGAGTTCAACTGGGTTGACCTATCGAATATCCCGCTGCTAATCGAGCGTGGACGGCAGGCAGCAGAAGAGGCGCTGCCACGTATCCTACAAGACTTGCGTGAGGAGGACAAAATTGGAAGCTGA
- a CDS encoding amidohydrolase, with protein MEADCILFNGRVYTMDNKLPLAEAVAVRNGRILAVGDNATIRALAGADTEQLDVQGRTVLPGFTDAHIHLVHYGLSLAQVPLDGVPSLSEAVARVAERAQKAKPGEWIRGWGWNRNLWPGAAFPTKWDLDPVTPHNPVYLYSKDGHSAWVNSLALQLAGITMDTPDPPGAQLERDAQTGEPTGLLKEDAAMKMVERVAGQVSLSEKVTAVRTAVEQLHRFGLVGVHVPEEPHDLSAVQEVWLKGELDLRVNMMIPAEHLDDALRLGLRSGFGDEFLRLCAVKAFADGSLGTRSADMFAPYEGEPNNCGIEVTSSAQLSKLVAACTKGGWNIAIHAIGDRANCRALDALEEHWQDWSRLGLRPRIEHVQLISPQDLPRLGAMGVIASMQPIHCTSDMIMADRYWGARCSSAYAWRSLLETGAVLAFGSDAPVETPNVLSGIFAAVTRQREDGTLPGGWYPEQCLTVPEAVYAYTMGTAYASGEERIKGSLSVGKLADMVVLSQDIFDVPAQELLHTRVEMTILAGEVVYRA; from the coding sequence TTGGAAGCTGATTGCATCCTGTTCAATGGACGCGTGTACACCATGGATAACAAGTTGCCCTTGGCCGAAGCGGTGGCCGTACGCAACGGGCGCATTCTAGCGGTTGGAGATAACGCTACAATCCGCGCCTTGGCCGGGGCAGATACGGAGCAGTTGGATGTGCAGGGGCGTACAGTGCTGCCAGGCTTCACTGATGCGCATATCCACCTCGTCCACTACGGGCTCAGCCTGGCTCAGGTGCCACTCGATGGCGTTCCCTCGCTCTCGGAAGCCGTGGCGCGCGTTGCGGAACGTGCGCAAAAAGCCAAGCCAGGGGAGTGGATCCGGGGCTGGGGGTGGAACCGCAATTTGTGGCCTGGTGCGGCTTTCCCTACCAAATGGGATCTAGACCCCGTGACGCCGCACAATCCGGTTTACCTGTACAGCAAAGACGGGCACTCCGCCTGGGTCAATTCACTGGCGCTGCAGCTTGCGGGGATCACGATGGATACCCCCGACCCGCCTGGCGCACAACTGGAGCGTGATGCACAGACTGGCGAGCCCACGGGCTTGCTCAAAGAAGATGCAGCGATGAAGATGGTCGAACGCGTCGCTGGGCAGGTCAGCCTGTCCGAGAAGGTGACGGCAGTGCGCACAGCGGTGGAACAGTTGCATCGTTTTGGCCTGGTCGGGGTACACGTACCGGAAGAGCCGCATGACTTGAGTGCGGTGCAGGAGGTGTGGCTCAAAGGGGAACTGGACCTGCGTGTGAACATGATGATTCCCGCTGAGCATCTGGACGATGCCCTGCGGCTTGGGTTGCGTTCCGGCTTTGGGGACGAGTTCTTGCGCTTGTGCGCCGTCAAAGCCTTTGCCGATGGTTCCCTGGGCACGCGCAGTGCGGACATGTTCGCACCCTATGAAGGCGAGCCCAACAACTGTGGCATCGAGGTCACCAGCAGCGCACAACTAAGCAAGTTGGTTGCTGCCTGCACGAAGGGTGGCTGGAACATCGCCATCCATGCCATTGGCGATCGTGCCAATTGCCGCGCACTGGATGCGCTGGAGGAGCATTGGCAGGATTGGTCGCGGCTTGGGCTGCGCCCACGTATTGAGCATGTGCAATTGATTTCTCCGCAGGATTTGCCGCGCTTGGGTGCGATGGGGGTCATTGCCTCGATGCAGCCCATCCACTGTACATCTGACATGATCATGGCCGACCGCTACTGGGGGGCGCGCTGCTCCAGTGCCTATGCCTGGCGCAGTTTGCTAGAAACTGGGGCGGTGTTGGCTTTCGGCTCGGATGCGCCAGTCGAGACACCGAATGTGTTGAGCGGTATCTTTGCCGCGGTAACGCGCCAGCGCGAAGATGGCACGCTGCCTGGCGGTTGGTATCCCGAACAGTGCCTGACTGTGCCCGAAGCAGTCTATGCATACACGATGGGGACAGCCTATGCCTCTGGCGAAGAGCGCATCAAAGGTTCGCTGAGCGTGGGCAAGTTGGCCGACATGGTGGTGCTTTCGCAGGACATCTTTGATGTGCCGGCGCAAGAACTACTGCACACCCGCGTGGAAATGACCATCTTGGCGGGCGAAGTAGTATACCGTGCATAA
- the rplL gene encoding 50S ribosomal protein L7/L12, producing MKTQEIIEAIEKLSVLELVELKKALEERWGVTAAAPVVAAAAVAPTAAPAAAAPAAAEEQTEFEVILKEIGPEKIKVIKVVRELTNLGLKESKDLVESAPSSVKKGVSKEEAQAAKAKLEEAGAVVEIK from the coding sequence GTGAAAACACAAGAGATTATCGAAGCCATCGAGAAATTGAGCGTGCTCGAATTGGTCGAGCTGAAGAAGGCACTGGAAGAGCGCTGGGGCGTGACCGCCGCTGCGCCGGTTGTTGCTGCCGCTGCTGTTGCACCAACCGCCGCTCCCGCGGCTGCTGCTCCCGCCGCTGCTGAGGAACAGACAGAGTTCGAAGTCATCCTCAAGGAAATCGGTCCAGAGAAGATCAAGGTCATCAAGGTCGTGCGCGAACTGACCAACCTGGGTCTGAAGGAATCGAAGGACTTGGTGGAGAGCGCACCGAGCAGCGTCAAGAAGGGCGTCAGCAAGGAAGAGGCTCAAGCGGCCAAAGCCAAGTTGGAAGAAGCCGGCGCGGTCGTCGAAATCAAATAA
- a CDS encoding 50S ribosomal protein L10 has product MPVTKEKKQQTMAELKEMFARSTVVLLSDYRGLTASQMHELRKKLRPFDSKFLVAKNTLITKILAELGLPQPEELLQGPTALGFCFADFHQPLRTIMDFAQDTEVLKVKGGLMGEHILSPEDIKTLLTLPEPAVLRAEALGGLQSPLTGLIGLLDSVLRGLVYVLDARAEQLGQASA; this is encoded by the coding sequence TTGCCCGTAACTAAAGAGAAGAAACAACAAACCATGGCAGAACTAAAGGAGATGTTCGCACGAAGCACGGTAGTGCTTCTTTCCGACTATCGCGGCCTGACTGCGAGCCAAATGCACGAACTGCGCAAAAAGTTGCGCCCGTTCGACAGCAAATTCCTCGTGGCCAAGAACACCTTGATCACGAAGATCCTGGCAGAACTCGGACTGCCTCAGCCAGAGGAACTGTTGCAGGGGCCAACTGCCCTGGGCTTTTGCTTTGCGGACTTTCATCAACCGCTGCGCACGATTATGGATTTTGCCCAGGATACAGAAGTGCTCAAGGTGAAAGGCGGCCTAATGGGCGAGCATATCCTGTCGCCCGAGGACATTAAGACGCTCCTGACGCTGCCAGAACCCGCCGTGCTGCGCGCCGAAGCATTGGGTGGCCTGCAGTCGCCTCTGACCGGATTGATTGGGCTGCTCGATAGCGTGCTGCGCGGACTGGTCTATGTCCTCGATGCGCGCGCTGAGCAGTTGGGGCAAGCGTCCGCATAG